Proteins encoded together in one Roseibacterium elongatum DSM 19469 window:
- a CDS encoding GNAT family N-acetyltransferase, whose protein sequence is MYEILKYTIDHENGLLDLLTAEPDWDTYTAPDAIAVFRQSLRDGETLVCKDGDAYCGYLRAIKDGLGLYVSELYVGPPWRSRGIGRRLLDEIKQHNLDREVYVLSDEDAYYHNLGYRRIGSVFEIGLGNGSERPLGS, encoded by the coding sequence GTGTACGAGATTCTGAAATACACGATCGACCACGAAAACGGACTTCTGGATCTTTTGACGGCGGAGCCTGACTGGGACACCTACACCGCCCCTGATGCCATTGCCGTTTTTCGACAGTCGTTGCGGGACGGCGAGACGTTGGTCTGCAAGGACGGCGATGCATATTGCGGCTATTTGCGTGCGATCAAAGACGGTCTCGGCCTTTACGTCAGCGAACTCTACGTTGGCCCGCCCTGGCGCAGCCGGGGGATCGGACGTCGGCTGCTTGACGAAATCAAACAGCACAATCTTGATCGCGAGGTCTATGTCCTGTCTGACGAGGATGCCTATTACCACAATCTCGGGTATCGGAGGATCGGTTCGGTTTTCGAGAT
- a CDS encoding type I restriction-modification enzyme R subunit C-terminal domain-containing protein: MRRLIDAPNSDIFDVLAYVRFTLAPLARRQRAGAARSSGLGGYELEMRQFLDYVLQAYEAHGVEELSLRKIRDFLRIRYGGTNDAKAILGSVAEIRKAFIDIQGHLFR, from the coding sequence ATGCGCCGCCTCATCGATGCGCCGAACAGCGACATCTTCGACGTCCTCGCCTATGTCCGGTTCACCCTCGCGCCCTTGGCCCGCAGGCAACGGGCCGGCGCGGCCCGGTCAAGCGGCCTCGGCGGCTACGAATTGGAGATGCGCCAGTTCCTGGACTATGTCCTTCAGGCATACGAGGCGCATGGTGTCGAGGAGCTGTCGCTCAGGAAGATCCGCGACTTTCTGCGTATCCGGTATGGCGGCACGAACGACGCGAAAGCTATCCTCGGATCGGTCGCCGAGATCCGGAAGGCTTTCATCGACATCCAGGGTCACCTGTTCCGGTAA
- a CDS encoding adenosylcobalamin-dependent ribonucleoside-diphosphate reductase: MTRFAAPIAEQIWDMKYRMKAADGAPIDQTVEDSWRRIARALASVEATPGDFEPAFYDALEDFKYLPAGRIVAGAGTGRAVTLFNCFVMGTIPDSMAGIFDALKEAALTMQQGGGIGYDFTTIRPKGAPVTGVAADASGPLSFMDVWDAMCRTIMSAGSRRGAMMATMRCDHPDIEEFIAAKSDPARLRMFNMSVLVTDPFMEAVKADGTWELQFDGRVYHTVQARDLWNRIMRATYDYAEPGVIFIDRINAENNLSYVEEIAATNPCGEQPLPPYGACLLGSVNLARLVDRPFGAGAQIPDAALDDLVATAIRMMDNVVDASRFPLEAQAQEAQAKRRIGLGVTGLADALAMVGLRYGSEDGAAQTGRWMQAIANASYRASALLAKEKGTFPLYDAAAYAKAPMVTRLDQEVQALIAENGLRNALLTSIAPTGTISLFAGNVSSGIEPIFANSYTRKVLQPDGTRTEEEVVDYAVAMWRDLKGDAPLPDHFVTAQELAPLEHVRMQAAAQPWIDSSISKTINVPADIDFQSFKDVYLEAYETGCKGCTTYRPNDVTGSVLSVSESESKDEGARASEAASGEVVYMSEPLDRPASLEGHTYKLKWPDSEHALYITINDIVLNGHRRPFEVFINSKNMEHFAWTVALTRMISAVFRRGGDVSFVVEELKAVFDPRGGAWMQGKYVPSILAAIGGVIERHLISIGFIEGEGMGLKSDPQAEVVNLGQRPGPACPHCGQYDMRMVEGCLTCGSCGYSKCG, translated from the coding sequence ATGACTCGCTTTGCCGCCCCGATCGCCGAGCAGATTTGGGACATGAAATACCGCATGAAGGCCGCCGATGGCGCGCCGATCGACCAGACGGTCGAGGACAGCTGGCGGCGCATTGCCCGCGCCCTGGCCAGCGTCGAGGCGACGCCGGGCGATTTCGAACCGGCGTTCTACGATGCGCTGGAGGATTTCAAGTATCTGCCCGCAGGCCGGATCGTGGCCGGTGCGGGCACCGGGCGCGCGGTCACCCTGTTCAACTGTTTCGTGATGGGCACGATCCCCGATTCGATGGCGGGCATTTTCGACGCGTTGAAAGAGGCGGCGTTGACCATGCAGCAGGGCGGCGGCATCGGGTATGACTTCACGACCATCCGCCCCAAGGGCGCCCCTGTGACCGGCGTGGCGGCCGATGCCTCGGGGCCGCTGTCCTTCATGGATGTCTGGGACGCCATGTGCCGCACCATCATGTCGGCGGGCAGCCGGCGCGGCGCGATGATGGCCACGATGCGCTGCGACCACCCCGACATCGAGGAGTTCATCGCGGCCAAGTCCGACCCCGCACGCCTGCGCATGTTCAACATGTCCGTGCTGGTCACCGACCCGTTCATGGAGGCGGTCAAGGCCGACGGCACGTGGGAATTGCAATTCGACGGCCGCGTCTATCATACCGTGCAGGCGCGCGACCTGTGGAACAGGATCATGCGCGCGACCTATGACTACGCCGAGCCGGGCGTGATCTTCATCGACCGCATCAATGCCGAGAACAACCTGTCCTATGTCGAGGAGATCGCGGCCACGAACCCCTGCGGCGAGCAGCCGCTGCCGCCTTATGGCGCCTGTCTGCTGGGGTCGGTGAACCTCGCCCGGCTGGTGGACCGCCCGTTCGGGGCGGGGGCCCAGATCCCCGATGCCGCGCTGGATGACCTTGTCGCCACTGCCATTCGCATGATGGACAACGTGGTCGATGCCTCGCGCTTTCCGCTCGAGGCGCAGGCGCAAGAGGCGCAGGCGAAACGCCGGATCGGGCTTGGCGTGACCGGCCTTGCCGATGCGCTGGCCATGGTCGGCCTGCGCTATGGGTCCGAGGACGGCGCGGCGCAAACCGGCCGCTGGATGCAGGCCATCGCCAATGCCAGCTATCGCGCTTCGGCCCTGCTGGCCAAGGAAAAGGGCACCTTTCCGCTCTACGATGCGGCGGCCTATGCCAAGGCCCCGATGGTCACGCGGCTGGACCAGGAGGTGCAGGCGCTGATCGCCGAGAACGGGCTCAGGAACGCGCTCCTGACCTCGATCGCGCCCACGGGCACGATCAGCCTGTTCGCGGGCAATGTCTCCAGCGGGATCGAACCGATCTTTGCCAATTCCTATACACGAAAGGTGCTGCAACCAGACGGCACCCGCACCGAGGAAGAGGTCGTCGATTACGCCGTCGCCATGTGGCGTGACCTCAAGGGCGATGCGCCCTTGCCGGATCATTTCGTTACTGCGCAGGAACTGGCCCCGCTGGAACATGTCCGCATGCAGGCCGCCGCTCAGCCCTGGATCGACAGTTCGATCTCCAAAACCATCAACGTGCCGGCCGATATCGATTTCCAGAGCTTCAAGGACGTCTATCTCGAAGCCTATGAAACGGGATGCAAGGGCTGCACCACCTACCGGCCCAACGACGTAACGGGCAGTGTCCTGAGCGTGTCCGAGAGCGAAAGCAAGGACGAGGGCGCCCGCGCGAGCGAGGCCGCCTCGGGCGAGGTCGTCTACATGTCCGAACCGCTGGACCGGCCAGCCAGCCTGGAGGGGCACACCTACAAGCTGAAATGGCCCGATAGCGAGCATGCGCTCTATATCACGATCAACGACATCGTGTTGAACGGGCACAGGCGGCCTTTCGAGGTGTTCATCAACTCAAAGAACATGGAGCATTTCGCCTGGACGGTGGCGCTGACGCGGATGATCTCGGCCGTGTTCCGACGCGGCGGGGATGTCAGCTTTGTTGTAGAAGAACTAAAGGCCGTCTTCGACCCGCGCGGGGGCGCGTGGATGCAGGGCAAATACGTGCCCTCGATCCTGGCGGCCATCGGCGGCGTCATCGAACGCCATCTGATCTCGATCGGGTTCATCGAGGGCGAGGGGATGGGCCTGAAATCCGACCCCCAAGCCGAGGTCGTCAATCTCGGGCAACGCCCCGGCCCGGCCTGTCCGCATTGCGGCCAATACGACATGCGCATGGTCGAAGGGTGCCTGACCTGCGGCAGTTGCGGCTATTCGAAATGCGGCTGA
- a CDS encoding DUF1489 family protein, with translation MTVHLVKLCVGAERVEDLTAWQASARAKGPDGLPRHVTRMWPKRADEVLDGGSLYWVFKGMLLCRQRILRLDPVEGGDGITRCGIVLDPETVRVTATPKRPFQGWRYLKPEDAPRDLAPGRASEEALPPELESALAEIGVL, from the coding sequence GTGACCGTACATCTCGTGAAACTCTGCGTTGGCGCCGAGCGCGTCGAGGATCTGACCGCCTGGCAGGCGAGCGCCCGCGCCAAGGGGCCGGACGGGCTACCGCGCCATGTCACGCGCATGTGGCCCAAACGCGCCGACGAGGTGCTGGATGGCGGATCGCTCTACTGGGTGTTCAAGGGAATGCTGCTGTGCCGACAGCGCATCCTGCGTCTCGACCCGGTCGAGGGCGGCGATGGCATCACCCGCTGCGGCATCGTGCTCGACCCGGAAACCGTGCGCGTCACCGCGACCCCCAAACGGCCGTTTCAGGGCTGGCGGTATCTCAAGCCCGAGGATGCGCCGCGCGACCTGGCCCCCGGCCGCGCCAGTGAGGAGGCCCTGCCGCCCGAGCTGGAAAGCGCGCTGGCTGAAATCGGCGTGCTGTGA
- the hisG gene encoding ATP phosphoribosyltransferase yields the protein MSIRLGVPSKGRLMDKTFAWFAERGVEMRRTGSERDYGAEVAGADVELRLLSAGEIPRELASGRIHLGVTGSDLVQERIPAWDQAVEVVAQLGFGHADLIVAVPNCWVDVSTLDDLDAAAAQFRQRHGHRLRIATKYHRLVRDFLREAGVADYRLVDSQGATEGTVAHGTAEAIADITSTGETLRANHLRILDDGLIHRSEATLFRARGATWDDAARAALADFYEKLGLD from the coding sequence ATGAGCATTCGCCTGGGCGTGCCCTCGAAGGGGCGGTTGATGGACAAGACCTTTGCCTGGTTCGCCGAGCGTGGGGTCGAAATGCGTCGCACCGGCTCCGAGCGCGATTATGGCGCCGAGGTGGCGGGGGCGGATGTGGAACTGCGCCTTTTGTCGGCGGGCGAGATCCCGCGCGAACTGGCCTCGGGGCGCATCCATCTGGGTGTGACAGGCAGCGATCTTGTACAAGAACGCATTCCCGCCTGGGATCAGGCGGTCGAGGTCGTGGCGCAACTGGGGTTCGGCCATGCCGACCTGATCGTGGCGGTGCCGAATTGCTGGGTCGATGTCTCGACCCTTGACGATCTGGATGCCGCGGCGGCGCAATTCCGGCAGCGGCACGGGCACCGGTTGCGGATAGCGACCAAGTATCACCGGCTGGTGCGCGATTTCCTGCGCGAGGCCGGCGTGGCCGATTACCGGCTGGTTGACAGCCAGGGCGCGACCGAGGGCACCGTGGCCCATGGCACGGCCGAGGCCATCGCCGATATCACCTCGACCGGCGAGACCTTGCGCGCCAATCACCTGCGCATTCTGGATGACGGGTTGATCCACAGATCCGAGGCGACGCTGTTCCGGGCGCGCGGCGCGACCTGGGATGACGCGGCGCGCGCGGCCCTTGCGGACTTCTACGAAAAACTCGGTCTCGACTGA
- a CDS encoding ATP phosphoribosyltransferase regulatory subunit: MRDKAAIRGEAEALAAVFATAGAVPVEAPLMLSADTLLDLYGEDIRARAYTTDDPDRGEMMLRPDFTVPVVQSHMENGAEPARYTYLGEVFRKQPAGSGRPTEYLQLGYELFDGTDPARADAEVFALFAKALNGLGLRAVSGDIGILLAAIETLSTTEPRKAALRRHVWRPRRFRALLDRYTGRADPPAGRAALLDAVRKQGVEAVIAEAGPAVGLRGSPEIAERVERLLADADTPPIGAAEAEVLTEILSLRAPLPQACDRLWDMTVDLPGLTAAVERLSARIDALAAAGQEPNDLPYEASFGRTTMEYYDGFVFGFLADGRPDLPPVATGGRYDALTAILGEGRAIPAVGGVIRPELVYRLKTGEGAA; encoded by the coding sequence GTGAGGGACAAGGCCGCCATCCGAGGCGAGGCCGAGGCGCTGGCCGCTGTTTTCGCCACGGCCGGCGCGGTCCCGGTCGAGGCACCGCTGATGCTGTCGGCCGACACGCTGCTGGACCTTTATGGCGAGGATATCCGCGCGCGCGCCTATACCACCGACGACCCTGACCGGGGCGAGATGATGCTGCGCCCCGATTTCACCGTGCCGGTGGTGCAAAGCCACATGGAAAACGGGGCCGAGCCTGCGCGCTACACCTATCTGGGCGAGGTGTTTCGCAAGCAGCCCGCCGGGTCAGGGCGGCCAACGGAATACCTGCAACTGGGCTACGAGTTGTTCGACGGCACGGACCCGGCCCGCGCCGATGCCGAGGTTTTCGCCCTGTTCGCCAAGGCGCTGAACGGGCTGGGCCTGCGCGCTGTCTCGGGCGATATCGGAATCCTGCTGGCCGCGATTGAAACCCTGTCCACGACCGAACCGCGCAAGGCCGCGCTGCGCCGCCATGTCTGGCGTCCGCGGCGGTTCCGCGCCCTGCTGGATCGCTATACCGGCCGGGCCGATCCGCCCGCCGGGCGCGCGGCGCTGCTAGACGCCGTGCGCAAGCAGGGGGTTGAGGCGGTCATTGCCGAGGCCGGGCCCGCCGTGGGCCTGCGTGGCAGCCCCGAGATCGCCGAACGGGTGGAGCGCCTGTTGGCCGATGCCGACACGCCCCCCATCGGCGCCGCCGAGGCCGAGGTGCTGACCGAAATCCTGAGCTTGCGCGCGCCCCTGCCGCAAGCCTGCGACCGTCTTTGGGACATGACGGTGGATTTGCCGGGACTGACCGCCGCGGTCGAGCGTCTGTCGGCCCGCATCGACGCCCTGGCCGCCGCCGGGCAAGAGCCGAACGACCTGCCCTACGAGGCCAGTTTCGGGCGTACGACGATGGAATATTACGACGGGTTCGTCTTTGGCTTTCTGGCCGACGGGCGGCCGGACCTGCCGCCGGTGGCGACCGGCGGGCGCTACGACGCGCTGACCGCGATTCTGGGGGAGGGTCGGGCCATTCCCGCCGTCGGCGGCGTGATCCGCCCCGAACTGGTGTACCGTCTGAAAACCGGGGAGGGCGCGGCATGA
- the hisS gene encoding histidine--tRNA ligase, which yields MAKQKKQPRPKAETPKGFRDYFGAEVTERQEMLRQIAEVYDRYGFDPLETSAVETVEALGKFLPDVDRPNAGVFAFEDDGTWMALRYDMTAPLARVAAQFRNELPSPYRRYTMGPVWRNEKPGPGRFRQFYQCDADTVGAPSVAADAEICAMLADTLEAVGIPRGDYIVRVNNRKVLNGVLEIIGDLEQPSFADGATWAEIHDRDVEDAVLRTADKFDKVGVEGVRQLLGEGRRDASGAFIEGVGLAPYQIDAVVSFLTARDSTNERTIANLNEVVSGSSEVGMEGVRELEQIANLLAAQGYGPDRIVIDPSVVRGLGYYTGPVYEAELTFEITDEKGRPRQFGSVAGGGRYDDLVKRFTGQEVPATGVSIGVDRLLAALRAKGRIHGTRQGPVIVTVMDRDRMADYQAMASDLRAAGIRAEVYLGNPKNFGNQLKYADKRESPVAVIQGSDEAARGVVQLKDLILGAKLAQDATLEEWKSQPAQTEVSRADLVQHVRAMMERHQ from the coding sequence ATGGCCAAGCAGAAAAAACAGCCCCGCCCCAAGGCGGAAACGCCCAAGGGCTTCCGCGATTATTTCGGGGCCGAGGTGACCGAGCGGCAGGAGATGCTGCGCCAGATCGCCGAGGTCTATGACCGCTATGGCTTCGACCCATTGGAGACGAGCGCGGTCGAGACGGTCGAGGCGCTTGGCAAGTTCCTGCCCGACGTGGATCGCCCCAACGCGGGTGTTTTCGCTTTTGAAGATGACGGCACCTGGATGGCGCTCCGCTATGACATGACCGCGCCCTTGGCTCGCGTCGCGGCGCAGTTCCGCAACGAGTTGCCCAGCCCTTATCGCCGCTACACGATGGGGCCCGTCTGGCGCAACGAAAAGCCGGGGCCGGGGCGGTTTCGTCAGTTTTATCAATGCGATGCCGATACGGTCGGCGCCCCCAGCGTCGCCGCCGATGCCGAGATCTGCGCCATGCTGGCCGACACGCTCGAGGCCGTGGGCATCCCGCGCGGCGACTACATCGTGCGCGTCAATAACCGCAAGGTTCTGAACGGTGTGTTGGAAATCATTGGCGACCTGGAGCAACCAAGTTTTGCTGATGGCGCGACTTGGGCTGAAATCCATGATCGTGATGTGGAGGATGCAGTTCTTAGGACTGCCGACAAATTTGACAAAGTCGGTGTGGAAGGTGTGCGCCAACTTCTTGGTGAAGGACGACGAGACGCTTCGGGTGCCTTTATTGAAGGTGTGGGACTCGCCCCATATCAGATTGATGCCGTGGTGTCGTTCCTGACGGCTAGAGATAGTACGAATGAACGAACAATCGCGAACCTAAACGAAGTTGTGTCGGGCTCCTCCGAGGTTGGTATGGAAGGAGTGCGAGAACTAGAGCAGATCGCCAATCTTCTCGCCGCCCAAGGCTATGGCCCTGACCGCATCGTCATCGACCCCTCGGTCGTGCGCGGCCTCGGATACTACACCGGTCCGGTTTACGAGGCCGAATTGACCTTTGAAATCACCGACGAAAAAGGCCGCCCGCGCCAGTTCGGCAGTGTGGCGGGCGGCGGGCGTTACGACGACCTCGTCAAGCGCTTCACGGGGCAGGAGGTGCCGGCGACCGGCGTCTCCATCGGGGTCGACCGCCTGCTGGCCGCCTTGCGGGCGAAGGGGCGCATCCACGGCACTCGGCAGGGGCCGGTCATCGTGACCGTGATGGATCGCGACCGCATGGCCGACTACCAGGCGATGGCCAGCGACTTGCGCGCGGCGGGCATACGGGCCGAGGTCTATCTGGGTAATCCCAAGAATTTCGGCAACCAGTTGAAATACGCCGACAAACGCGAAAGCCCCGTCGCGGTCATCCAGGGCTCGGACGAGGCGGCGCGCGGCGTGGTGCAGCTCAAGGATCTGATCCTCGGCGCGAAACTGGCGCAGGACGCGACGCTTGAGGAATGGAAAAGCCAGCCCGCGCAGACCGAGGTTTCCCGCGCCGATCTTGTGCAACACGTCCGCGCCATGATGGAGCGTCACCAGTGA
- a CDS encoding SlyX family protein, which produces MAETDKLEEALAHLARVVDELSEVVARQDAEITRLSRRVGMLMEREAERELEQGGTVPLADQKPPHW; this is translated from the coding sequence ATGGCAGAGACCGACAAGCTGGAAGAAGCGCTGGCGCATCTGGCCCGCGTGGTCGACGAGTTGTCCGAGGTGGTGGCCCGGCAGGATGCCGAGATCACGCGGCTGAGCCGGCGTGTCGGCATGCTGATGGAGCGCGAGGCCGAGCGCGAGCTGGAGCAGGGCGGCACCGTGCCGCTGGCCGACCAGAAGCCGCCGCATTGGTGA